Sequence from the Streptomyces sp. R33 genome:
TACTGCTGGCGTACTGCGCGCTCACGCAGCTCCTGAAGACCCTGTACATCCGCAGGTTCGGCACCTGGCTGTAAGGCCCGGCAACGGGCGGCCGCGGGTGGACCGCGAGCCCCGGCGGACGGCCGGGGGCGATCGGCGTCGCCCCCGGCCGCCGCCGCCCCCGCTACTTGAGGGTGGCGGAGGTCAGGCCTGCCTGGATCTGGCGCTGGAAGGACAGGTAGACCACCAGCATCGGGATCATCGCGATGGTCACGCCGGCGAACAGCACCGGCAGGTCCGTCTCGTACCCCATCTGGTACTGCAGCTGGATCAGGCCCTGGGTGAGCATGTAGCGCTCGGGGTCCGATCCGGTCTGCGGCTGCATCAGCACGGAGGGCAGGATGTACTGGTTCCACTGGCCCAGGACATTGAATATCCCGACGCTGATCAGGCCGGGCTTGGCCATGGGCAGCATCACCTGGAAGAAGATCCGGGTGTCGGAGGCCCCGTCGATCACCGCGGCCTCGTGCACGGCCGTCGGCAGCGTGCGGAAGAACGAGTGCATGAAGAAGACGGTGAACGGCATCGAGTAGGCCACGTACACCAGGATCAGACCCTGGTACGTGTTGAGCATGTCCAGGCGCTTGACCATGAAGAACAGCGGGACGAGCGCCAGGAAGACGGGGAACATCGCCCCGCTGACGAAGAAGTAGTAGAAGAGCCGGTTCCCCGGGAACGGGTAGCGGGCCAGCACGTACGCCGCCATCGAGCCGAGCAGCATGGTCAGCGGCACCGAGAACGCCATCACGATCAGCGTGTGGGCGAAGTAGTCGCCGATGCCCTTGTCCCAGGCCCGGGAGAAGGCGTCGAAGTGCCAGTTGGAGGGCCAGCTGAGGGCCGATCCGCCGATCTGGGAGTCGGTCTTGAACGAGCCGAGCGCCAGCCAGATCAGGGGCAGGACGATCAGTATCGCCCAGACGGCGAGGAACCCGTGCGAGAAGACGTTCAGCACCATGCCGTCGGAGCCGGTGCTCCCGCCCTCCTTGGAGCGGCCGCTGCCGCCGGACCGCTCGGCCGAGGCCTCGCCCGGTGCCTTGATCACTGTGGTCATCGGGGATCTCCTCTCAGAACTCGATGCGCTCGCGGCGGGTGGCGCGCAGCGTGACGACGGAGAGGATCATGGTCAGGACGAGCATGACCACGCCCATGGCGCAGGCGTAGCCGCTCTTGCCGAAGTACAGGAAGTTGCGCATCAGCACCGTGGCCATGACCTCGCTGTGGTGGTCGGGTCCGCCGCCGAACTGGCCGGAAGTCATGGTCGACACCAGGACGAACATGTCCATCGCGGCGATGCCCAGGTACACCGCCGAGGTCTGCACGGAGTCCCACAGCAGGGGCAGCGTGACCTTGAGGAAGGTCTGGGCGCGCCCGGCGCCGTCGAGCAGGGCGGCCTCGTAGATGTCCTTGGGTACGGACTGCATGGCGGCCGAGAAGAGGACGAGGTAGAAGCCGACCCCGTGCCAGACCACCACCAGGAGCAGGCACCACAGGACGAGGTTCGGCTGGTTGAGCCATTCGACGGGGTGGGCCGGGTCGACAAGGCCCAGCTTGGTGAGGAATCCGTTGAGCAGGCCGCCCTCGTCGCTGCGGTACACGGCGCCGAAGAGCACGGCGAGGATGGCCAGCGACAGGACCTGCGGGAAGAAGTAGACGATCTTGTAGACGGAGGAGCCGCGGACGCCGCGCACCCCGCCCGCCCCGCTGCGCCCTCCGGCGTTCACCATGAAGGCGAAGAAGAGGGCCAGCAGGATGGTGACGGTCGGGACGAACACCAGGAGCAGCAGGTTGTGCCACAGGGCGCCGCGGAAGACCTCGTCCTTCATCAGCGCGGCGTAGTTGTCCAGGCCGACGAAGTCGAACGTGGGCGACTGTCCGGACCAGTTGGTGAAGGAGTAGCCGAACGTCTGGATGTACGGCCAGATGACGAAAGTCAGGTACAGCGCGAGCGGCAGGATCAGGAAGCCGGCGATGAAGCCGGTCCTTCCCTTGCCCTGGGCTACTTGGCTCATGGTGTCCGCCCCTTGGACGATGTCAGCTGCGGTGGTTGTTCTTGGCGTTCGGGTCCTTGGCAGCCTTGTCTACCGCAGCCTGGGCCCGCTTGATCCATTCCTTTGGCTGGATCCGCTTGGCCATCAGCTCATTGGACGCGTTCTGGATCTCCGTGTCCATCTCGCTGTACCAGTCGGGGTACAGGTAGTTGAAGGTGTTCGTGCCGGCCGTCTTGACGGCCGCGACCGCCGACGCCGTGCCGGGGCGCAGCTTGACGTTCGGGTCGACGCCGTCCTTGACGACGGTGAGGGAGTTGGCCTGCTGGGCGAAGAGGGTCGACCATTCGCGGGACAGCATCGAGCGGAGGAACTCCAGGCCGCCGGGCTTGTTGGCGGCCTTCTCCGGGACGATGAAGGGCTCGCCGGCGCCGGCCCGGATGGCCTCGAAGGGCAGCTTGCTGTCGGCGAGCGTCGGCACCGGCAGGAACTTCATGTCGAAGTCGTCCGGGGTCTGCTTGAGCTGCTCGTTCTCCAGCCAGGAGCCGGAGGGGATGAAGGCGGCCTTGTACTGGTTCCAGGCGGTCTGGGACTCCGTGTGGGTGAGGCCGTTGGTGCCGGCCATCAGCAGGTCCTTCTCGACGATCTCGTAGACCGCCTCGACGGCCGCGAGGGCGGCGGGGTTGCCCTCGAAGGCGTTCGGCTCGAGGTTGTCGATCGCCTTCATGGCCTCCAGACCGCCCTTCTTGGCGATCAGGTCCATGATGACGACGTTGATGTAGTACGGGTACTTGCCCTGGTGGGCGAGTCCGCCGATGCCCGCGGCCTTGGCCTTGGTGCAGATGTCGAGGAACGCGTCCCAGGTCTTCGGCTCGGCCCAGCCCTTCTCCTTGAAGAGCTTGCCCGAGTACCAGAAGCCGAACACCGTGTAGACGTAGTAGAGCGCGACGAACTTGCCGCCCTGGGTGCCCTGTTCCACGGTGCCGGGGATGAGCATGTCCCGGACCTTCTTGCTCGGGTCGTCGAGCGAGGGCGCGTCGAGCACCTGGGTGAGCTCGGCCAGCTGGCCGCCCTTGGCGAGGACGTCGATCTTGATCTGCTGGGCGCCGGAGTCGTCGATGACGTCCGGCGGGTTGCCGCCGTTGAAGCGGGGCTGGAGCTTGGCGGCGATCTCCTGGGTGCCCAGGTGGGAGCTGGTGGTGCCCCACTTCTTGTCGAAGGCGGCCTCCCAGGCCTTCGCGTAGTCGTCGCCGAACCCGCCCTTGAAGACGACGACGTCGAGCTTGCCGCCCTTGGCCACGCCGAACGGGTTCTCCTTGGTCACCGCACCCTTGTCCGGCCCCTTCGTGGAGGTGTCCTCGCCGCCGGAGGCGCAGGCGGACAGGAAGCTCATCGTGGGGACCGAGATCAGTCCCAGTGCCACGGAGCGCTTGATCAGGTCACGGCGGCCGATGCCCTCACCAGTGGATCCCATGCTCATGTCCTCGCCTTCGTCAGAAGTGTGAAGGAGGCCGGAAATCGCGACGGTCACCGCGCATACGGACATCACCGCAGGTCCCCGCCATCCCCCGGTCCGGTACCGCTCGTAACGCGGTGATCCGGACGGGCACAGGTATAGTCCACTTCCGCTCGTGTGAGCAAGATCATGCACACGGTTGACTGTCAGCTTTTCCGAGTTGAGACCTCCCCGAAACCTGGCCCGGGCCGGGAAAAGCGGAAGGGCCGTACCCCCTTAACGGGGATACGGCCCTTTGGTGCCGCTGGTGCCGCTGGTGCGGCTAAGGTGCTCAGCCGCGGATGAGGTTGCGGAGCACGTACTGCATGATGCCGCCGTTGCGGTAGTAGTCCGCCTCACCCGGGGTGTCGATGCGGACGACCGCGTCGAACTCCACACCGGTGTCGGTGGTGACCTTGACCGTGCGCGGGGTGGTGCCGTTGTTCAGCTCCTCCACACCGGTGAAGGAGAAGGTCTCCTCGCCGGTGAGGCCCAGCGCGGCCGCCGAGGCGCCCTCCGGGAACTGCAGGGGCAGCACGCCCATGCCGATCAGGTTCGAGCGGTGGATGCGCTCGTAGGACTCGGCGATGACGGCCTTGACGCCGAGCAGCGCGGTGCCCTTGGCCGCCCAGTCACGGGACGAGCCCGAGCCGTACTCCTTGCCCGCCAGGATGACCAGCGGGATGCCGGCGGCCTGGTAGTTCTGCGAGGCGTCGTAGATGAACGCGACCGGCGCGCCCTCGACCGTGAAGTCGCGGGTGAAGCCGCCCTCGGTGCCCGGCGCGATCTGGTTGCGCAGGCGGATGTTGGCGAACGTACCGCGGATCATGACCTCGTGGTTGCCGCGGCGGGAACCGTACGAGTTGAAGTCGCGGCGCTCGACGCCGTGCTCGGTGAGGTACTTGCCGGCCGGGGTGTCGGCCTTGATCGCACCGGCCGGGGAGATGTGGTCGGTGGTGACCGAGTCGCCCAGCTTCGCCAGCACGCGCGCGCCGGCGATGTCAGAGACCGGGGTGGTCTCCATCGTCATGCCCTCGAAGTAAGGGGGCTTGCGCACGTAGGTGGACTGCGGGTCCCACTCGAACGTGTTGCCGGTCGGGATCGACAGCGCCTGCCACTGGGCGTCGCCCGCGAAGACGTCCTGGTAGGACTTGCTGAACATGTCCTCGCCGATGGCGTTCGCCACGACGTCGTTGACCTCGGCCTCGGACGGCCAGATGTCCTGCAGGAAGACCGGCTTGCCCTCGGTGTCGATGCCGATGGCGTCCTTGGTGATGTCCACCTTCATGGAACCCGCGATGGCGTACGCGACGACCAGCGGCGGGGAGGCCAGGTAGTTCATCTTGACGTCCGGGTTGATCCGGCCCTCGAAGTTGCGGTTGCCGGAGAGCACCGAGGTGACCGCGAGGTCGTGCTCGTTGATCGCCTTCGAGATCTCCTCGTCCAGCGGACCGGAGTTGCCGATGCAGGTGGTGCAGCCGTACCCGACGAGGTTGAAGCCCATCTTGTCCAGGTACGGGGTCAGGCCGGCCTTGTCGAAGTAGTCGGTGACGACCTTCGAGCCCGGGGCCAGGGTGGTCTTGACCCACGGCTTGCGGGACAGGCCCTTCTCGACCGCCTTCTTCGCCACGAGCGCCGCGGCGACCATGACGTAGGGGTTCGAGGTGTTGGTGCAGGAGGTGATCGCGGCGACGGTGACGGCGCCGTGGTCGATCTCGAAGGAGGTGCCGTCGGCCAGGGTGACCTGGGTCGGGCGGGTCGGCACGCCGTTGGCGGAGGCCGGGGCGTCGGACGCCGGGAAGGACTCCTTGCCGGCCTCCTCGTCGTCGCTGACGTAGTTGCGCACGTCCACGGCGAACTGCTCGGCGGCGTTGGCCAGGACGATGCGGTCCTGCGGACGCTTCGGGCCGGCGATGGAGGGGACGACCGTGGAGAGGTCGAGCTCGAGCTTCTCGGAGAAGTCAGGCTCGGCGGCCGGGTCCAGCCACAGGCCCTGCTCCTTGGCGTACGCCTCGACGAGCGCGACCTGCTGGGCGTCGCGGCCGGTCAGGCGCAGGTACTTCAGGGTCTCGTCGTCGATCGGGAAGATCGCGGCGGTGGAGCCGAACTCCGGCGACATGTTGCCGATGGTGGCGCGGTTCGCGAGGGAGGTGGCGGCGACGCCCTCACCGTAGAACTCGACGAACTTGCCGACGACACCGTGCTTGCGCAGCATCTCGGTGATGGTCAGCACGAGGTCGGTGGCGGTGGTGCCGGTCGGCAGCTCGCCGGTCAGCTTGAAGCCCACGACGCGCGGGATCAGCATGGAGACCGGCTGGCCGAGCATCGCGGCCTCGGCCTCGATGCCGCCGACGCCCCAGCCCAGCACGCCCAGGCCGTTGACCATGGTGGTGTGCGAGTCGGTGCCGACGAGGGTGTCGGGGTAGGCCTGACCGTTACGGACCATGACGGTACGGGCCAGGTGCTCGATGTTGACCTGGTGGACGATGCCGGTGCCCGGGGGGACGACCTTGAAGTCGTCGAAGGCGGTCTGGCCCCAGCGCAGGAACTGGTAGCGCTCCTTGTTGCGGCCGTACTCGAGCTCGACGTTCTGCGCGAAGGCGTCCTTCGTGCCGAACTTGTCGGCGATGACCGAGTGGTCGATGACCATCTCGGCGGGCGAGAGCGGGTTGATCTTCGCCGGGTCGCCGCCGAGGGCCTTCACGGCCTCGCGCATGGTGGCGAGGTCGACGACGCAGGGGACGCCGGTGAAGTCCTGCATGATCACGCGGGCCGGCGTGAACTGGATCTCCTCGCTGGGCTGGGCCTGCGAGTCCCAGTTGCCGAGCGACCGGATGTGGTCGGCGGTGATGTTCGCGCCGTCCTCGGTGCGGAGCAGGTTCTCCAGCAGCACCTTCAGGCTGTAGGGAAGGCGGGCAGAGCCCTCAACCTTGTCCAGCCGGAAGATCTCGTACGACTCGTCGCCCACCTGCAGCGTGCTGCGGGCGTCGAAGCTGTTCGCCGACACGACAGTCTCCTTCATGCATGAAATTCGCGCGTTTTACCGCAATCCTGCCGCCACGCCCTGTGGCCAATCCGCTAAGGTAAGGCTAACTTAGGCAATCCTTACCAGCAGGGGCGGCTGCGGTACGCCTTCGGCAGATATCTCGATGTCGAGATAACTCTAGTGCATTGCCGCGCCCTGGTCATGCACGGCATGGGCCAGATCACAGCGACGGCCCGCCCGGAGCCGTACGGGAGGACATGCGTGCGGTCAGCGCGGCCGGGACGGTCAGCTGGCCGGGCGGTACGCCGTCCGGGGACTCCAGCAGCGCGACCAGCGCGGCGACGGCCCTCTCGCCGATCACCTCCGGCCGCAGCGTCACCGTGCTCACTGCCGGATCTCCGGCCGCGTACGAGGGATCCTCGCTCGCGCAGACCAGACGCAGCTCGTCCGGTATCCGCAGCCCGTGCCGGGCGGCGGCGGCCAGCACCTGGCGGCCGCCGGGGTCGTACACGCAGTACACGGCGTCGGGGCGGAGGCGGCCGGGCGCGGCGAACGCGGCGTCGAAGGCGTGCCCCGGGGCGTCCTCGGGGTCGAAGGGGACCACCAGTGCGGGCGCCCCGCGCTCGGCGCACCAGCGGGTGTAGGCGGAGGTGACGGCCTCGGTGTAGTACTCCCGGCCGTACGCGGAGTGCAGCGCTATCCGCCGGGCCCCGGACGCGGCGAGGTGGTCGAGGACCTCTCGGGTGGTGGCCTCGTGGTCGTTGTCCACCCACACGTCCGCGGGCCGCGGGTCCGGGGGACGGCCGTCGAAGACCACCGGCAGGCCCCGGGCGCGCAGCGCGCGGAGCACCGGGTCGCCGGCCGGGCTGTCGAGCAGGAGCATCCCGTCGACGGCGAGGGTGTGCCAGAGCGGCTCGGCGCCCCGGTCGGCGGGCAGCACGGTGAGGGCGTAGCCGCGGGCGTGGGCGGCCGCGGTGGCGGCGGTCAGCAGCCGCGAGAAGTAGGCGATCTCGACGAAGTTCCAGGCGGAGCCCGCGTACGTGGTGACGGCGAGGCCGAGCGTACGGGTGCGGGGGCCGCGGCCGGCGCTGTAGCCGAGGGCGGCCGCCACCTCGCGGACCCGGCGGCGGGTGGACTCGCCGACGCGGCCGGTGCCGCCCAGCGCGTGCGAGACGGTCGCGGTGGAGACCTCCGCGGCGCGCGCGATGTCGGCGATGGTCGGTCCGGGCCCGGGCACGGGGTCATCGTACGGACGGAGGTGCGGATTTCGTCGGTGGCGGTGGGTTCTGGTTAAGGGGTTAATCAAACAGTGTCCTGGCCACACCAACGTTTGGAGTGGCCATGACCTCTGCTTCTGCTTCGCCTTCTCCCCTCTCGCGGCGGGGCCTTCTCGGGGCCGTCGGCGCGGCGGGCGCGGCCGGTCTGCTGGGCGCGGGGCCGGCAGCGGCCTCTTCCTCCGGCTCCGGGTCGCGCGGTTCGGCCGCCCTGGTGATCCACAACGCCCGGGTGTTCACCGGTACCGCCGGCGGCGGTGCGCCGGTGGAGGCCGTCGCGGTCGGCCGGGACGGGAAGATCCTGGCCACCGGGAGCGGTTCGGCGGTGCGCCGGCACATCGGGCGGGACACCGAGGTCGTCGATGCGCACGGGAACACCGTGATGAGCGGCGTCCACGACGGGCACGTGCACCCGCTGGGCGCCGGCGACCGCTCCCTGCGGCCCTCGCTGGAAGGGGCGGAGACCACCCTGCCCGAGCTCCGGGAGCTGCTGGCCGGCTTCCTCGCCGACACGGGGGGCGCGGGTGCGGAGCCCGACGCCTGGCTGGTGGTGGAGGACTGGAACCCGGTCGGGCTGCTGCCGACCGGGAGCGTGCCGCACCACTCGATGCTGGACGCGCTGGCGACCCGCAGACCCGTCGCGCTGGTCGGCGGCGACGGGCACAACCTCTGGGTGAACCGGCGGGCCCTGGAGATCGCCGGGATCACGGCCGCCACCCCGGACCCGGTCGGCGGCCGGATCGTGAAGGGCCCGGACGGGCAGCCCACGGGCGTCCTGAAGGACGACGCCCAGGAGCTGGTGAAGCGGCACATCCCGGAGCCCTCGCGGGCCGAACTGGTGGCCGCCTGCGCGAAGGTGCTGGAGCTGGCGGCCGCGTCCGGGGTCACCACGATGATGGACGCCCTGGTGGGGCGGCACGAGCTGGAGCTCTACCAGGCCCTGTCGGCTGCGGGGAAGCTGCCGCAGCGGATCGTGCCGGCGATCCGGCTGGAGGCGGAGCAGACCAAGGACCCCGCGGCCTCGCTGGCGTACGCGCGCGGGCTGCGAAAGGAGTTCGAGGGGGTACGGGGCCTGCGGTTCGGGATGGTCAAGGTGTTCCTGGACGGGGTCATCGAGTACCCGGCGCAGACCGCGGCGCTGCTGGAGCCGTACCTGGACGGGAACGGGAGGCCGACCGGCAACCGGGGCGAGCTGTACACCTCGGCGGCGGACTACGGCCGGCTCACGGCCGCGTTCAACAAGGCCGGCTGGCAGCTGCACGCCCATGGGCTCGGAGACCGGGCGGTACGGACGGCTTTGGACGGATACGCGTACGCCCGCCGGGTGACCGGTCAGCGGGATGCGCGCAATGCCGTGGCGCATCTGCAGATCGTGGACCCGGCGGACCTGCGGCGCTTCGCGCAGCTGGGCGTCGCGGCCTGCATGCAGCTCCAGTGGGCCGCCGAGGACACCTGGACGATGGAGGCGCTGCTCCCGTACATCGGGCCGGAGCGCCACCGGTGGATGTACCCGGCACGCAGCCTGGAGCGG
This genomic interval carries:
- a CDS encoding carbohydrate ABC transporter permease, whose product is MSQVAQGKGRTGFIAGFLILPLALYLTFVIWPYIQTFGYSFTNWSGQSPTFDFVGLDNYAALMKDEVFRGALWHNLLLLVFVPTVTILLALFFAFMVNAGGRSGAGGVRGVRGSSVYKIVYFFPQVLSLAILAVLFGAVYRSDEGGLLNGFLTKLGLVDPAHPVEWLNQPNLVLWCLLLVVVWHGVGFYLVLFSAAMQSVPKDIYEAALLDGAGRAQTFLKVTLPLLWDSVQTSAVYLGIAAMDMFVLVSTMTSGQFGGGPDHHSEVMATVLMRNFLYFGKSGYACAMGVVMLVLTMILSVVTLRATRRERIEF
- a CDS encoding amidohydrolase, with product MTSASASPSPLSRRGLLGAVGAAGAAGLLGAGPAAASSSGSGSRGSAALVIHNARVFTGTAGGGAPVEAVAVGRDGKILATGSGSAVRRHIGRDTEVVDAHGNTVMSGVHDGHVHPLGAGDRSLRPSLEGAETTLPELRELLAGFLADTGGAGAEPDAWLVVEDWNPVGLLPTGSVPHHSMLDALATRRPVALVGGDGHNLWVNRRALEIAGITAATPDPVGGRIVKGPDGQPTGVLKDDAQELVKRHIPEPSRAELVAACAKVLELAAASGVTTMMDALVGRHELELYQALSAAGKLPQRIVPAIRLEAEQTKDPAASLAYARGLRKEFEGVRGLRFGMVKVFLDGVIEYPAQTAALLEPYLDGNGRPTGNRGELYTSAADYGRLTAAFNKAGWQLHAHGLGDRAVRTALDGYAYARRVTGQRDARNAVAHLQIVDPADLRRFAQLGVAACMQLQWAAEDTWTMEALLPYIGPERHRWMYPARSLERAGARLTGGSDWPVDALQVWNQLRTAIDRQGAYGTGELHRELEGLSRSSVLRMHTSGTAWQLRQEGLTGTVEPGKAADLVVLDRDVTRCPVADISGTGVRMTLVGGRVVHDADSATGRAAAARAARAGSGPRPASYAAVHGGRHHACGH
- the acnA gene encoding aconitate hydratase AcnA, with the translated sequence MSANSFDARSTLQVGDESYEIFRLDKVEGSARLPYSLKVLLENLLRTEDGANITADHIRSLGNWDSQAQPSEEIQFTPARVIMQDFTGVPCVVDLATMREAVKALGGDPAKINPLSPAEMVIDHSVIADKFGTKDAFAQNVELEYGRNKERYQFLRWGQTAFDDFKVVPPGTGIVHQVNIEHLARTVMVRNGQAYPDTLVGTDSHTTMVNGLGVLGWGVGGIEAEAAMLGQPVSMLIPRVVGFKLTGELPTGTTATDLVLTITEMLRKHGVVGKFVEFYGEGVAATSLANRATIGNMSPEFGSTAAIFPIDDETLKYLRLTGRDAQQVALVEAYAKEQGLWLDPAAEPDFSEKLELDLSTVVPSIAGPKRPQDRIVLANAAEQFAVDVRNYVSDDEEAGKESFPASDAPASANGVPTRPTQVTLADGTSFEIDHGAVTVAAITSCTNTSNPYVMVAAALVAKKAVEKGLSRKPWVKTTLAPGSKVVTDYFDKAGLTPYLDKMGFNLVGYGCTTCIGNSGPLDEEISKAINEHDLAVTSVLSGNRNFEGRINPDVKMNYLASPPLVVAYAIAGSMKVDITKDAIGIDTEGKPVFLQDIWPSEAEVNDVVANAIGEDMFSKSYQDVFAGDAQWQALSIPTGNTFEWDPQSTYVRKPPYFEGMTMETTPVSDIAGARVLAKLGDSVTTDHISPAGAIKADTPAGKYLTEHGVERRDFNSYGSRRGNHEVMIRGTFANIRLRNQIAPGTEGGFTRDFTVEGAPVAFIYDASQNYQAAGIPLVILAGKEYGSGSSRDWAAKGTALLGVKAVIAESYERIHRSNLIGMGVLPLQFPEGASAAALGLTGEETFSFTGVEELNNGTTPRTVKVTTDTGVEFDAVVRIDTPGEADYYRNGGIMQYVLRNLIRG
- a CDS encoding LacI family DNA-binding transcriptional regulator; protein product: MPGPGPTIADIARAAEVSTATVSHALGGTGRVGESTRRRVREVAAALGYSAGRGPRTRTLGLAVTTYAGSAWNFVEIAYFSRLLTAATAAAHARGYALTVLPADRGAEPLWHTLAVDGMLLLDSPAGDPVLRALRARGLPVVFDGRPPDPRPADVWVDNDHEATTREVLDHLAASGARRIALHSAYGREYYTEAVTSAYTRWCAERGAPALVVPFDPEDAPGHAFDAAFAAPGRLRPDAVYCVYDPGGRQVLAAAARHGLRIPDELRLVCASEDPSYAAGDPAVSTVTLRPEVIGERAVAALVALLESPDGVPPGQLTVPAALTARMSSRTAPGGPSL
- a CDS encoding carbohydrate ABC transporter permease encodes the protein MTTVIKAPGEASAERSGGSGRSKEGGSTGSDGMVLNVFSHGFLAVWAILIVLPLIWLALGSFKTDSQIGGSALSWPSNWHFDAFSRAWDKGIGDYFAHTLIVMAFSVPLTMLLGSMAAYVLARYPFPGNRLFYYFFVSGAMFPVFLALVPLFFMVKRLDMLNTYQGLILVYVAYSMPFTVFFMHSFFRTLPTAVHEAAVIDGASDTRIFFQVMLPMAKPGLISVGIFNVLGQWNQYILPSVLMQPQTGSDPERYMLTQGLIQLQYQMGYETDLPVLFAGVTIAMIPMLVVYLSFQRQIQAGLTSATLK
- the ngcE gene encoding N-acetylglucosamine/diacetylchitobiose ABC transporter substrate-binding protein; its protein translation is MGSTGEGIGRRDLIKRSVALGLISVPTMSFLSACASGGEDTSTKGPDKGAVTKENPFGVAKGGKLDVVVFKGGFGDDYAKAWEAAFDKKWGTTSSHLGTQEIAAKLQPRFNGGNPPDVIDDSGAQQIKIDVLAKGGQLAELTQVLDAPSLDDPSKKVRDMLIPGTVEQGTQGGKFVALYYVYTVFGFWYSGKLFKEKGWAEPKTWDAFLDICTKAKAAGIGGLAHQGKYPYYINVVIMDLIAKKGGLEAMKAIDNLEPNAFEGNPAALAAVEAVYEIVEKDLLMAGTNGLTHTESQTAWNQYKAAFIPSGSWLENEQLKQTPDDFDMKFLPVPTLADSKLPFEAIRAGAGEPFIVPEKAANKPGGLEFLRSMLSREWSTLFAQQANSLTVVKDGVDPNVKLRPGTASAVAAVKTAGTNTFNYLYPDWYSEMDTEIQNASNELMAKRIQPKEWIKRAQAAVDKAAKDPNAKNNHRS